The region AGATGCATGCAATCTAAAATTTTGACGAGTTGAGGCATCAAAAGTCTCCACACCGACTTCCCAAAGTTCCTTCAACTCTTCTATTAAAGGTTTGAGATAAACATCAATTGTATCTCCAGGACTCTCGGGGCCTTGTATGATCAttgaaagaataaaattagATTCTTTCATGCACATCTGTGGGGGAAAATTGTAAGGAATTAGAATTACTGGCCATATACTGTACGGAGTTTTAGAGTGACTAAACGGCTGGAACCCATCACTAGAGAGACCTAATCTTACATTACGAGGCTCAGATGAAAATTCTTTATGAAGCTCATTAAATGATTTCCATTCTATAGAATCGGTAGGATGCCTCATTACTCCATCATCCTTTCTACCATGATGCCATCTCATTAAAGAAGTCGTCTTTTTAGACATGAACAACCTCTGAAGCCTAGGCTTCAGAGGAAAATAACGTAGTATTTTTCTGGGTACTTTCTTACCATTACTTTTCACTTTAACTTCTCCATCATTATTATTTTCCTTCCATCTAGAACTGCCACAAATATTGCACAAATCagaattttcttcttctttccaaTAGAGCATGCAATTATTTATACAGGCATCCATTTTCTTATCAGAGAGACCTAAATCCTTCACAATCTGCTTTGCCTCATAATATGATTTTGGCAAAGTACATCCATTTGGGAGTATCTCAAAAAGCCATTCTAGTAACATATCAAATGATCTATTAGTCCACTGACCAAGACTCTTAATGTGTAATAGTTTGATAACTGCAGCTAACTTTGAGGTCTTGCAACCAGGATATACCTCTTCGTCTAAATCTTTTAAGAGCCTATAGAATTTCTCTGCTTCTAGATTAGGATTCTCTCCGCGCATTTCATAATTCGAGGTATCTTTGTCAAATTCACTTTCATTTATACTAGGATATAAGTCTCTTATGATTTCTTTAATTTCCTCACCACTTTCAACATCTTCTGATTCTCCTTCATCTGTCCCAGATTCAGCAACCCTTTCACCATGATGATACCAAAAAGTATAACTTTCCATTATTCCATGAACTATTAAATGAGATCGAATCATTTTACGATTTGCAGAAAGTGTATTGTTGCACCTAACACATGGGCATCGTACTTTATGCTCGTCATTTGTATTCCTAAAAGCATAGCTAATGAATTGTTCAACCCCAGTTTCGTAAGCTTTATCTAATCTATCAACTTTGGTAAGATTCATCCATTGCTTATTAGGTGCCATTTTCCTAAAAAGTGACACAATATAGCAAATCACAATGGTAGCAAAACAATTAAGCAACTTGAGCAAATCtatatttaagaaataaaagtAGAAGAAAGTAGCAGCATGATACCATATACTAGAACAAAACGTACCTTGGTCACAAAAAATGACTATCTTTTGAAGTAATTTCAGGATGTTATTGCTGCAATTGAAAAAGTAAAAGAACCTGTTTGTAAACCGAAAAACATATATTATGTTGCAGAACTTTTTAAGCTTAAGAATCACTAAgttgtaaaaaaattacgaaagtGGAGTCACACTTAATCACGCAATTCCAAAAGTCATTTAAAAAATCAACCATATGATATGGAAATgaacattaaataattaaatccatacttagtatttttaaaacatcAACTATATGATACCAAAACTAGcttaataaacataatttattaGCAAATATACAATTCCAAAGAAAGATATGTAAAATCCACAagagtaattatattatttttaaaattcattcatATTTACTGATTGAAATTCCATAATgatcattcaatttttttgcacTAATTAAAGTAGTTACCATTCatgtaaaaatagaaaattatggTTTTTAATTGAAAGCTATAGCTAATTCTCTTATAATTTTCTAGCTTTATAAAAAGCAATATCCAGATATTGTGGAAGAGTAGTCCAAAATAGTCATTTAGTATAGTCtgacaatttttttgttaaaaagtGGTTTGTTGGAACCAAATTAAAAGCTTCTGATCTTTTTCTATTTAAGAGAAAAGAGGAGAATAATATCCCACCCTTCCACATTTTGATCAACCAAAATATTTTCAAGTTCATGTAAGATATTATTttctgtttaaaattttaatttttaactcaACCAATGATATATAATGAAATTTCCATTATTGTTACTAATCTATCACTAATCTGAATCGGTAAATCAATAACTACTGAAATCAAAACTTCACAATTATTAATcaagaatatttatttttaatagattgATATTGTCATTTATCAATTTCATAAGACTATACTTgcaaaatttaaacttaaacagtaaaaattaataacagTAAGATCCATTAACAACATTATACATAATCAAACACCAAACTAATAGATATACAATCCAATTAAgtgaaaaaaaaaggaaaaacaacTTTCAAAGAAACATataaaaacacacaaaaaaattaaaaaaaatcaaattttaataaacaacAAAATAAATGAATGACAAATTGATAAAATGTCTTGTCTTATTTTTAACATTTCTACTTTTAGAATTATGAAATTtgataaacaaacaaaaagcGAAAGAAACACAGATTTATATCAACAATCTAAAGATGCCAATActtctttttggcaatttattaattatatttatctttaattataatttttttttttagttgaactgaatacaaataaaaaaaaaagtttactcATAG is a window of Mercurialis annua linkage group LG2, ddMerAnnu1.2, whole genome shotgun sequence DNA encoding:
- the LOC126668452 gene encoding uncharacterized protein LOC126668452, which gives rise to MESYTFWYHHGERVAESGTDEGESEDVESGEEIKEIIRDLYPSINESEFDKDTSNYEMRGENPNLEAEKFYRLLKDLDEEVYPGCKTSKLAAVIKLLHIKSLGQWTNRSFDMLLEWLFEILPNGCTLPKSYYEAKQIVKDLGLSDKKMDACINNCMLYWKEEENSDLCNICGSSRWKENNNDGEVKVKSNGKKVPRKILRYFPLKPRLQRLFMSKKTTSLMRWHHGRKDDGVMRHPTDSIEWKSFNELHKEFSSEPRNVRLGLSSDGFQPFSHSKTPYSIWPVILIPYNFPPQMCMKESNFILSMIIQGPESPGDTIDVYLKPLIEELKELWEVGVETFDASTRQNFRLHASLLWTINDFPAYANLSGWSTKGKLACPCCNKETSSLRLTNCKKKCYMGHRRYLPHNHKWRNDRSNFDGEKELRSPPKLVTGFDVLDQVKDLTELALTKDINKKVKISHDKRGDNWNKWSIFFELPYWSSLLLRHNLDVMHIEKNICENVLGTIMSVKGMSKDTFQARLDLN